The genomic region tattgtgattctcacgggTTCTGGCTAAAGTTTCTTAGCATGAAGACTGAAAGCAGGGGAAGGATTTCTTAAACgcactaattgaaatgttctaCAGTTTACGGAACATTCAGAAAAAGCAGGTTATTatgaattactttttttattttttgtcagaATGATTCTCttcatttttcttcattcaCACGCAGCTCTTCTCAAACCCATTCCCAGACAACATCTGTGAATTTAATCCAAACATAAAAACGACCTTTAAAATGTGCCCAAGGTCAATAAGATGCCGAAGTGTCTCCGTCTCCACAGAGCGGCTCTGCTGCTTCTTAACAAAGACGCCTTTATACAGAGGAAATGAAATTTGATTTATATCACTGTCAGGAAAAGTTCCCACATTAATCAAGTTCGAGTTTAAAATAAGGAACAAAGTTTCTTAAAGGATTAAAAGGTTGATTCAAGGCTAAACTGCCATTTAGACAAAGTTTTTTATCAGCCGTCACTAAAATACTCTAAAGGCTGAAAAATAATTTCATGAAGTTTGAGTTTTTCACATTAATTTTGTCagcattttcaaatatttgGTTGACTGAGGGTTATTTAACCAGTGGAGAAAATGTGGATGTTGCATGAAGAACATATGTGAATAGATGTCAACCTATACTGCTGTTACTTTATGATGTGGATGAATGGGACTCGGGTGGTGGCTGTAAATCTCTGTTTATTATAAATCATGTAAAAAGACTAGTGTGGCCCATATATCCAAAAGCAAATGTTTATGTCAACTAGTTTGCTGATGACTCTGCTCTTATCTCTCATGAGGAATAAATATGACTCAGACATATGATCTTATTATTCCCTGTTTTATGAAAACCTAaacttgtgtatttgtttcagggagacagaggattCATGGGAGTTCCTGGAGCACCGGGGGAAAGAGGGATTGGATTCCCTGGATCAAAGGTAACGCTTTTATTttactagtagtagtagtatttttgcttttaactgtaaataatacaatttacaGTTAAATAATCTTCCTCAAATCAAATAATTTGTCCGCTATCTAATATTTTCAATCCAAATGACTCAAAAACAGTTTATCATTGGATCATttgaaaattaaagatttttattttgaaatatttgacAATTTCTCTTACAgcaagataataaaaaataccaAAAAGGGCCAGCTGTTAAATTGTTAGACTGTCAAGTGTTTATAGTTGATAAATATATGTGATGCTTACAGGGTGAAAAAGGAATCGATGGAAGACCAGGTCCTACAGGTCGTGTCGGGATCGGAGAACCAGGACTACCAGTGAGTGGGTCTGgtgtgtttgaaataaaacccaGTAGATACAGATATAAAACATCTGTCTGCTTTGTCCCAGGGTCCTCAAGGACCATCTGGAGCACAAGGAAACCCTGGACCACCTGGAGAGGGGTTCACGGGACCAAAGGTGAGTCGGGtctcaaataaacatttatgtgACATAGGATGTGATGTAATATGATCCGACATAACAACCTTTAACACCTGTATCCTAAGTTTCATCTCTGAATGTTGTCTGCCGATGACAAACAGgacatttgtacattttgaaatatgtttgaaaCTGAGATGTGTGTTCACTGTCATTGTTTTCAGGGGGATCGAGGACATCAGGGTCCCAGAGGCGTCCGTGGGCTTCCTGGAGCTGGGGTCAAAGGTGATATGGTAAATATACTCATCCAGTATTGGTTCACCTGCTCATTCATATAATCCTTCAGTGAGCCAATCAGGTGGCAGCATTGTGACCCATACCATCCTTTAGATACTGGTCAGGAGCTTCAGTTAATCTTCAAATATCAAGATAAGAAAACAATATTGAtcctgagaggaaacagaggttGGTCGATGTCTGATCCACTGACATGGAGGGGGCAGGGTTTATTACCTGTTCTGCAGCCCGCCACTAGGAGGCAATAgagaggatttggcttcacctttgtTAGCCGTCATAtgatccatctttatttacagtcgatGGTTTTATTCACTGCTTCCGATGCCGCAACATTTTCGAATTTATCTTCTggttcatttgtattttttaaaacgTTTATGAATCTGTTCTCAGGGCGGCCGCGGACCTCCTGGGATTCCAGGTCCACTCGGGGCTTCTGGTTCAGGACCTCAAGGAGAAAAGGTAAAACCTGGATGAGCTCGCGTCAGAGTGCTCAGTGCGGAACTGACAGAACGGTTCAATCGGGTTAGAAAAAGAACGAAACGATTCAACTTCAGCTTCATCTTCCTTCTCTCAGGGGGATCAAGGCCCAGTTGGACCCACAGGACCCAGAGGAGCTCCAGGTATCGGAATAACAGGACCTAAGGTAACGCATGAGGAGGGTGGTGTCTATTAACTGGTGATTTTATCGTCTGAGAGCAGATTCTGTGATTGACTTTCAGCTGATTCTCTGTCTGATTGCCTCCAAATTgctttgaatattttatttcataaatacGAGGGTGAAACTCGGCCgaactgtcaatcaaacaccaGCGAGTTTGAATCAGAGTCTCAgtcacagagaaaaagaaagaggagatgaaCGTGTCTGTGTGAACGTTGTCTTCAGGGGATTCAGGGAGTGACGGGTGAACCTGGTCTGCCGGGCGAGAGAGGAGTGGGACAACCAGGACCGAAGGTAAGAGACCAGAGCACCACTGTTCACAAGAGGACGTCACTTCAGAGGATTGTTTGGCATCATGGGAAATACACAAGAACCTTAAAGTCCCCACAACCCTAGAAAAAGTCTTAGTACGTCtttttaataatgtaaaatCAAAGGTAATTCATCAGTTTtgtctgtaaaatgttttggaaATGATCGATAAGCAGACGTTTAGATGAAGCTCTCATCCAGACTAGAGACACAATCAGAGCCTGAATCTCTGGAACATTCCACTGAGATCCTGCAGGGACCATTTGAGAACTTTCATTCAGAGATTTATATCATTCTTCATCAGGGTGACCCGGGGGCAGAGGGGGTGGCAGGTATACCAGGTCAACTAGGAGAGGATGGAGCCCCGGGACAAAAGGTAACATCATCCTTTAaaaccagtttctctctcttaaataataaaatatataaatacatacatatttcTTACCAGTCTGCTCCACTGACTTCTTTTCCACTGATGGCAGGGGGACCTCGGGCTACCGGGCCTCAGGGGACCTGACGGGGCTCCGGGTAAAGGGGCTCCTGGAAACAAGGtgacagaaaaatatatattcaaagaCAATTATTTTGAGTTTACacataataatcatgagaaagtTGAACTCAAAGTTGTTGCTTCAGATCTGGAGATTATGTTGTTTTGCAGGGCGACCGAGGGGACCGGGGGAGCAGAGGTCCGTCAGGTGCAGTCGGGCCGGTGGGGCCGATGGGGCCAAAGGTTTGAATCCTTTCACACAGTATCTAAGAAGTGAAGTGATTGAGTGAGTTTAGGactaaattgtattttatatttttcctgtCTGGTGATTTTGGATTGTTTTCCAGGGGGAACCAGGAATAATTGGGAGAGCAGGTTCGACTGGAGCTCCAGGTAGAGGGATACCTGGAGCCAAGGTGAGGGCATCAGAAACAACACGACTTCAACTGACAAACAGCAACTAGGTTTGGTTAATTGATCTACTTTATTTGCTCTGCCAGGGAGAGCCGGGTCCACAGGGTCCAGCCGGAGCTTTGGGAGAACCAGGGATCGGTTTGACTGGACCTAAGGTGAGTGTCCAGCCTCgttcaggtgtgaacagggccCCAGATTCCCTGATGGTGAATAGtaagtgttgtgttgtggtcTGCAGGGCGACAGAGGAACACCAGGACCTGCTGGTTCCCCTGGATTCAACAGTGAAGGCTTCCCTGGTCCTCCAGTGAGTATCAACCCACAGTTCAGCCACCTTCATCACTTTAAATCTCATCATCACCACTTAGTCATCTTTTAAACTGGGTCTCAGGGACTTCCGGGGCCTCCTGGGTTGATAGGAGAGGCCGGACAGGAGGGGGTTGGCTTACCAGGACAAAAGGtcagaaaaacataattaaatgtgacattctatttgtgtattttttcgtCTGTCCGAGGTGATATTATCATTTTTGAGATATGAACAATCATATTTAAACATTATGTCCAGGGTGACAGAGGACTGCCGGGACCCTCTGGACCTGCAGGGCTTCCAGGAATCGGTTTGATTGGTCCTAAGGTAACGTGTCCTCAAAAAACAACGACATGCATGTAACACGTTAAAAAATCATACATGCAAAATCTGTGAAATCCTCcgagtttttttctttactgcaGGGTTCAGTCGGTCAAATGGGACAAACAGGTCCACAGGGGTTAACTGGAGAGGGCGTTCAAGGACCAAAGGTACGGCTGTCCCCTCTAAAGGACAGAAgatatgacctctgacctctgttgGTTTCATCTTGTTTTATAAGTTCTCTGTAACGTGGTCTCTGCTCGATGTTTCCAGGGGGAGCTTGGATTTCAGGGGGTCCCCGGCCCCAGAGGTCCTACTGGACTCGGTTTGCAGGGGAGCAAGGtaacaaaaatattaataagtgataaatattattattattttcaactcGAACTGAACTTAACTGGTTATTTGGGTTTGTGTGGATCTACAGGGACTTTTAAAATGTAGGATGACATGATTTCTGTTCTCTTCCCTCCTCAGGGGGACCGAGGCCTCCGAGGTGAGAAGggcagagggggagacagaggaaaagCTGGAGAACCAGGAACCATCGGACCTGTGGTACTGGATTTTGAGAAATTTCTatcattgttttatatattgtaaATGGCATTTGAAACACCAGGTATGAACAGTGCAGTCATCTCAGCCGGCGTCTCAGAGGAAACCACTTCTCTAACACACTCATGTGATGAATTTCAAAGTCAATATGTCATAAATAACTTGTTCTGTCACATCACAGGGCCGAGCAGGACAGAAGGGAGAAGCTGGACTTACAGTAAGTGTCAGGCATCGCTCATGAAGCTGAGAGAGTGTGGAAACAATCGATTGATGTAAAAATACttcttaaatattaaaatgtactTATTTAGACTCATTTGGACTCAGCCTCAAAAACAGATATGATGCTCTTACCTTAGTTTCTGGTATTATGGATTTATTAATCAGTTTGGAGAATATTAATATACGCTGCAGCCTTAAAATATAAATCAGTGATAAACCAGCTctgaaaatattacattttccgTCTTTCACAGAGGGAAGAAGTCGTCAGAATAGTGAGATCCATCTGCAGTAAGTCATCAATCAGAAGAAAATCAATGCTGCTACTGAAGTTAaacatcttctcatatttaaatctttaattctCAGTTTTAAAAAGTGATAATAAACTGCGTCTGGATCTCAGGTTGTGGAGTGACCTGCCGTCAAACCCCCCTGGAGCTGGTctttgtgattgacagctcagagaGCGTCGGCCCGGACAACTTCAACGTGATTAAAGACTTCGTGAACGCCCTGATCGACCGGGCCTCGGTCGGCCGGGACACCACGCGGGTCGGCGTGGTCCTCTACAGCCACATCACCACGGTGGTGGTCGGCCTGGAGCAGGTGGCCACCCCCGACCAGGTCAAGTCCGCGGTGCGTTCAATGACCTACATGGGCGAGGGCACCTTCACCGGCAGCGCCATCCAGCAGGCCAACCAGGTGTTCAGGGGGGCGCGGGCCGGCGTGAGGAAGGTGGCCATCGTCATCACGGACGGTCAGGCCGATAAGAGGGACTCGGTCCAGCTGGAGACGGCCGTGGCCGAAGCTCAGGGGAGCAACATCGAGACGTTTGTGGTCGGGGTGGTGAACCAGAGCGACCCTCTGTACGAGGAGTTCAGGAAGGAGCTGAACCTCATGGCCTCCGACCCCGACAGCGACCACGTGTACCTGATCGACGAATTCAAAACTCTGCCAGGTGACAACTCCAATCACTGTTTAACCATTCAAATGAAACTCAATTTATCATATCAGCTTCAACCACCACCCACGTTCATCTGTATGTTCACCATCACGTTCTCCTGGTGCTTCAGCTCTTGAGACGAAACTGCTGAGTCGTATCTGTGAACGAGGAGAGAGACATTTGTTCAGCTCCATCCCGAGCTCCGGAAATCCCCCGGGAGTCCCTGAGACGTCCGGTAACGTCCGGGAGCCCCCGTACAGGACGGACACGGACACGCCCACCTTCACAGGAGACTCCAGGAGGGTTCAGATGGTGGTGAGGAGAaaacttgttttaaaacaacTTAATATAACCTTATTAACCTTAAAGTAACACTATGTAACTTATACTGAACAGCGCCCTCTACAGATACAAGGGGTGATGGTGGATAACACTCTAGATCACCGGCTTCTctgttttcttcatatttttgaagtttcctgctgaatattggagataaactctggtttttaataacttctgagtctTTTTACCTGATCCACAGTTCAGCTTCGATCTTCAACTCGCTGCAGCTGATTCTGAATCTGTGACTCTCGgtcagttcttctcacaggagatggaacctACTCACCAGAGTCACACAGAACAGATgttcagggagagaaggaggaaactttctccatGTTCACTCTCGTTCAACCATCAAATTAATATTGAGTCTGCTGTTTTACGATAATAAAGGGACATAGATCACATCTCGTCTGTTCAGTGGATTAAAAgcctccctcctctgttccAGCCCGGCGCTCCCGGCTCTCAGCTCGACAGAGAAGCCGTCTCTCCTCAGAGACCCAAGCCGGACGCCAGAACCCCCACTGACACCCAGAGGTTTCCCTTCTTCGACTGGGAGCCTTTCAGACCAGTGACAGATGGGAAGAAACCCTCAACCCACATGGAGACGAACGGAGCCGCCGGGCCAGCCGGTCCCACTGTGAAGGCCCCGCCCGAGGAGAAGATGGCACCGCCGTCACCACAGCCCCCCCCGCTGGTGACCTCCGACACAGGCTTACCTGGTAAATACTGACAGAGGCGTGGGGATGTTTGATTTCAACACTCACTCTTATTTCTAAGTTTGACATTCAATTTGCTGTCGTCTCCAGCGGCGCGGTGCCTCCAGGTCCTGGACCCGGGCCCGTGTCGAGACTACGTGGTCAGGTGGTACTACGACCCCAACGGCAACTCCTGTTCCCAGTTCTGGTTCGGAGGTTGTGTGGGAAACAGGAACCAGTTTGAGAGCGAGAGGAGCTGCAAAGAAACCTGCGTGAAGGTCTGACCACCGACCACTGACGCTCAGAGGAGACTCGAACCAAGTTCCCTGCAGCTTCGGAGCCTCAGTGTCTTTTATTGCAGCTACTTTGACAAAGATAGAGATCgaacagtttcagttttgttCCACTTGTGTGTTGTAAagatttttttgtgtatgttaAACATCTGTAAAGTTAAAAGGCCCAGGTCTTAAATGTTAAAGGGACAGAAAGCAcagctctaaccctaaccctaaagagacagaggctgaaaagaggagctgcagcgatgagTCTgaggaaaaatatgttttctgaacattagagcatttaAACATGATCAAATGATAACACTGATGAAGATCATGAACCTAAATATGAGTTAAATATGTCACCTTTAAACAAAATGTGCCAAAGATCACGTTTtcgtttttaaattgttttgttttcctgttgcTCAGATGGATTTTTGTATCAATAGTGTGAACAAGTTAATGTGTTGACTAGTTgtgtaaaataaaccaaaactcTTTTAACCACTAACATTTCTATTTGGAAGAGGAAACAATTTTGTATGATTCAAtaatgtattcttttttttacttaatgTCTTAATATTTTTTGATAAAGTGTAATGTCATtaaaggacaaataaataaagcaaataattttttatagttttgttTAAACTTCTTCATAATTGAGGGCCTGAAAGAGGCGGAGCTCCAGAAGATGAGTCACAGAGAAACGCTTCCTTCACCTCTGAGTTTCAAGTTGGACATGATGACGTGTGATTAGTGAGAAGAGGCTGATCTCAGAACAGAGCATCTTCAGCTCAGAGGGTCTGTTCAGGTGGGAGACATCTTCTCCTTGACCTCAGGGCCACGTCTTGAGGGAAAATGCAAATGGCCGCTGGTGCAGGGCGAGTGTGTCAGGTGATACTTTACATCAGACGTTACCTCCTCTGCACGTTCATGAAGCAGGAGCAAGTGGAATAGAAACGCTCACTGAAGCAGTAGAAAAATAGAAATTTAATCATGGACTTGAAATCAGTATCACATTGGTTttgacaaaacaacaacacagaagcGGGGAGTCATTTGTAGAAGACGAGAAAAGACGACATGATGATGTATCCGGGATTCTGAGATGGATTGGGATCCCGCCCCTCGAACAGCCCGAAGTAGACGACTGTGTTGGATTCAGATCCGCTCAAGTCCAactgagagaggacagagacagacacagacacagggtttACTGCAGTGTAAAGAAAACCACCCAATAGTTATTTAAAGCTGCGTAAaaaacatgcactgaagtctggacaCTTTCCTGAGGAGCTGCAAATGTCCAACCTGgaccatctcctgctgcatcttcatatatgaaagacaaactccaggaGAATGTCTAGACCAACTTTTCTAGATATTTCAAGACACAAACACCGATTCACATCTATAGTCTCCAGATCTAAGCTGCACACAAGAGAAACAAGCTGCACACAAGAGAAACACGTCCTGATTACATCAAGAGTCTCTCTAGTCAGAATGATGAAGTGCTCCTTAAATCTAATGGTCTTCCTTCACTCTCACTTCAGTCTGACTTCCAACATGTGGATAGTGGGACTTGTGCTGTGGGGACGGACCTGTTCGGTGATGTCCACCCTCCAGGGGCTGACCTGGAGCCCGTCACACCAGCCTCCTCGGCCGTACAGCCACGTCCCGTGTTCGTTTGGCACCGCCCCCTCTGTCACCCGCATGGCACAGCCCAGAGGTGAGCCTGGTGgtaaagaaataacaaaaagatGTCCAACAGTGACAGTCGGTGCAGAGAAATGAACATTTAACCCGCAATTCAGTGAAAAGGTCAAATGATAAAAGCTCAATTTGAACTTTAAGGTTAAGtatcaatcaaatgtttgcAGGATCCAGCTTCTCAAAGATTAGTATTTCCTGAAAATGTCTGCTTTACAGGTTTGTAAATGGAAAATCTTTGATTTTAGAGAATTGGCTGGAAAACACTGAATGTAAAGACATCAACTCAGGCAGTCACAGAACTTCTGATAGAAAATTATCTCTATTTTCGAACTTCAAGAGATTAAAAGATGaatttaaaaagtaaacaaGAGATAAATGACAGGTAGAGAAACTGATCACGTGATGAGATGGAACATCAGCTGAGATTAAGAACCTGTCACTCGCCTGCAGAGTCAAATATGCGCGTGTTGTTGAACAAGGCGTTTATTAGGAAGTGGTGGGAGGTGACACAGAATTCCCCGCAGCCGTTCTCGTCGCTGCCGTGACCCGTGATGACGGCGAAGAGCTCCACCTGCGAAGAGAGGGACACACGGCTGCTGAGACGCtccacagaggggggggggggcgggggctcAACAGTCACTGATGGGTCTGTTACCTTCATGGCTGAGGGGGGGACGGGGAATTTGATTGGCTGGAATCGCTTGTTGTAGTTTTTGTCAAAGGTCCCGCCGCCGTACAGTGACATCACTCGGAAGGGGCGGAGCTTCTCCGTGTGGTTTCCTGTGTCACCAAAGAGACAAGATATGATATTTGACAACCattagattgattgatttgtcGTGGGAATAATCAACCTTtcaatcaataatgaaaagaaTCATTAGTTAAAGGCCTATACGGAATTAATACCTTtttatacaaacacaaataattattttttacatttttactttaaaagtCTAGTTTAAGTATCAAACTCACACAAATGTAATAATTTTAAGCcatgtttgcttgtttttttatgtatttgtttccGAGTGTCCTTGTTCCAGACGAGTTCCAGT from Pleuronectes platessa chromosome 10, fPlePla1.1, whole genome shotgun sequence harbors:
- the col28a1b gene encoding collagen, type XXVIII, alpha 1b, producing MLLRGNLRSGAGLCLLLLTLAHEATSQRHKSGRRSNYKLHNDEGGHGPCSLEVVFIVDSSESAKGFLFQKQKNFVLSSSTRLSTLQAAGWTLQVRLAALQYSSSVSVEQRFSTWTDLDSFHGRVSNMSYIGHGTYTTYAITNASQLLVQETPADSVRVAVLMTDGVDHPRSPDVIAAAAEAKGHGIRFFAVGLSDIAQQGPNSAKLRAVASAPAQRFLQSLLDPQLEETLLREMATVVSEGCPQTQVCLCERGETGSPGSPGRKGDPGSKGPSGIKGARGESGLSGRPGSDGPEGRSGFKGNKGERGDCGTPGTKGDAGPEGLPGPRGSHGEQGSLGPAGDSGPEGPTGPKGDRGFMGVPGAPGERGIGFPGSKGEKGIDGRPGPTGRVGIGEPGLPGPQGPSGAQGNPGPPGEGFTGPKGDRGHQGPRGVRGLPGAGVKGDMGGRGPPGIPGPLGASGSGPQGEKGDQGPVGPTGPRGAPGIGITGPKGIQGVTGEPGLPGERGVGQPGPKGDPGAEGVAGIPGQLGEDGAPGQKGDLGLPGLRGPDGAPGKGAPGNKGDRGDRGSRGPSGAVGPVGPMGPKGEPGIIGRAGSTGAPGRGIPGAKGEPGPQGPAGALGEPGIGLTGPKGDRGTPGPAGSPGFNSEGFPGPPGLPGPPGLIGEAGQEGVGLPGQKGDRGLPGPSGPAGLPGIGLIGPKGSVGQMGQTGPQGLTGEGVQGPKGELGFQGVPGPRGPTGLGLQGSKGDRGLRGEKGRGGDRGKAGEPGTIGPVGRAGQKGEAGLTREEVVRIVRSICSCGVTCRQTPLELVFVIDSSESVGPDNFNVIKDFVNALIDRASVGRDTTRVGVVLYSHITTVVVGLEQVATPDQVKSAVRSMTYMGEGTFTGSAIQQANQVFRGARAGVRKVAIVITDGQADKRDSVQLETAVAEAQGSNIETFVVGVVNQSDPLYEEFRKELNLMASDPDSDHVYLIDEFKTLPALETKLLSRICERGERHLFSSIPSSGNPPGVPETSGNVREPPYRTDTDTPTFTGDSRRVQMVPGAPGSQLDREAVSPQRPKPDARTPTDTQRFPFFDWEPFRPVTDGKKPSTHMETNGAAGPAGPTVKAPPEEKMAPPSPQPPPLVTSDTGLPAARCLQVLDPGPCRDYVVRWYYDPNGNSCSQFWFGGCVGNRNQFESERSCKETCVKV